The Rhodococcus antarcticus DNA segment CGCGATGGCGGCCTCCACCGTGACGTAGCCGCGGTCGGCGGCCAGGCGGGCGCGGACCCGGCCGGCGGCACCCATCAGATGCTCGCGGTGAGCGCGCGCTGCACGAGATCGGTGAGCGCACCGACCACCGAGTCCCCGGTGACCACCGTGTAGAGCACCGCCCCGAAGGCCGCGGCGGCGATGGTGCCGATCGCGTACTCCGCGGTGGACATCCCGTCGTCCTGCCCGGCCAGCTCGACGAGCCCGTTCTCGATCTTCGCCCTGATCCCCATGGTGACTTCCCTCCTGAATCCACTGTGGACGTTCCACGGTGGGAGCTCATCCGACGATGCCGCCCTGCAGCACCGGACCTGCGAGCCCCAGCACCACGGGCACGACACCCAGGCACAGGAAGGCCGGCAGGAAGCACAGGCCCAGCGGGCCGGTCACGAGCACGCCGGCGCGCTCGGCGGCAGCTGCCGCGGCGTCCTCGGCGCTGCCGCGCTGCTCAGCGGCCAGCTCGGCGACACCGGCGGCGAGCGAGGCGCCCGAGCGGGCCGAGCGCCGCGCGAGGCGGGCCAGCGGCTCCGCAGCGGGCTCGGCGGCGGCCGCGGCCCACGCCGCCTCGGGCTCGGCCCCCAGGATCAGCAGGTCGGCGGCCTGGCGCAGCACGGAGCCCAGGGCCGGGGGCGCCGAGGCGGCCACGACCTCGGCCGCCGTCGCCACGGGCAACCCCGAGCGCAGGCAGGCCGCCAGCAGGTCGAAGGTGCCGGCGACGGCGAGCGGGTCGAGCGGCGTGGTCCTGTCCCCGCCGAGGCGCACCAGCACCGTGCGCACCCCGACGGCCAGCACGACGCCGGCCACGGCACCCGCCACCCCGCCCACCCCGAGGGCGACCGCCGCACCCAGCAGCCCGGAGACCACCAGGGGTGCGGCCGCACCGAACCGGTCGGGGCCGACCTCCGCCGTGGGCACCAGCAGCGCCCGGATGCGCGCCTGCACCGCCCGCTCGCCCGGCACGAGCAGCAGCGCGAGGGCCAGCAGGACCAGCGCGGAGCTCACGGCGCACCCACCCGAGCCGTGATCCGGCCGGACCACGCGAGCCCCGCGCAGACGAGCACCGTGCCCACGAGCAGCAGCAGCCCACCACCGGTGCTGCCCAGGAGCAGCTGGACGGGGGCGGCGCCCACGGCCTGGCCGAGGGCGATGCCGAGCAGCGGCAGCCCGGCGAGCACGGTGGCCGTGGCGCGCGCGCCGGCGAGCCCGGCCTCGGTGCGGCGCCGGAAGCGGGTCCGCCCGACCAGGTCCCGGCGCACGGCGTCGAGCAGCTCGGCCAGGGCCACGCCGCGCTCGTCGGCCACCCGCCAGGCCGCGGCCACCCGGTCGAGCTCGGTGTCCAGCCCGGGATCACCCGAGTGCAGGCCGTCGGCCGCGGAACCGCCCAGCCGGGCTCGGGCCGCGGCCTCGGCCAGCACCCGGTGCACGGGCTCGCCCACCTCGGCAGCAGCCACGGCGCAGGCGGTCGCGGGGTGTGCACCCACCCGCAGCTCGGCGACGAGGACCTCCACGGCGGCCGCGAGGTCGGTGGCCGCGCGGGCGTCGCGACGAGCCGTGCGCCGGGCCAGCAGGCGGCGGTGCGCGGTGGTGGCGACGAGGGCGGCGGCCAGTGCGGGCACCGGCCCCACGAGCAGGGCGGTCACGGCCGCGGCGACCAGCGCGGTGCCCAGCGTCGACGTGGTCCGCGGCCGGGTCCTGGGGCGGGCCGCGACCGGGTCCAGCCCGCGCAGCCGCCGTGCTCCCACCGAGCCGGGGGCGACGAGCACGGCCGCCGCCAGCGCGACGAGGACGGCGCTCACACCGTCACCCCGCGCTCGGCCAGCAGCCCGGCCAGCGCCGCCCACGCGGGCCCCCGACCGCCGGCCCGGGTCCACGCCGGTGCCACGGTCACGGTTCCGGCCACCGAGCGCTCCAGCACCCCGACGGCGGCGAGACCCCTGCTGCCGTCGGCGCCGCGGTGCACGTGCAGCACCACCTGGACCGCGGCCGCGAGCTGGCTGTGCAGCGCGGCGGCGTCCATCCCGCCCAGCGCGGCCAGGGCCTCCAGCCGGGCGGGCACCTCGCGGGGGGAGTTGGCGTGCACCGTGCCCGCACCGCCGTCGTGGCCGGTGTTGAGCGCGGTGAGCAGGTCCACCACCTCGGCGCCGCGGACCTCGCCGACGACCACCCGGTCCGGCCGCATCCGCAGCGCCTGGCGCACCAGCTGGCGGACGCTGACCTCTCCGACACCCTCGACGTTGGCCGCCCGCGCCACCAGCCGCACCACGTGCGGGTGCTGCGGCGCGAGCTCGGCCGCGTCCTCCACGCAGACGATGCGCTCGCGGTGCTCGACCCGGGCCAGCAGGGCGGCCAACATCGTCGTCTTCCCCGAGCCGGTGCCACCGACGACGAGGAAGGCCAGCCGGGCCGACACCACCGCCTCGAGCAGCCCGGCCACCTCGGGGGGCACCGACCCCGACGCGACGAGGACGTCCAGGCCCTGGGTGGCCGGTCTCAGCACGCGCAGCGAGATGGTGGTGCCGTCCGCCGCCACGGGTGGGAGCACGGCGTGCAGCCGCACCCCGGCGCCGCCGTAGCCCGCCTCGGGGAGCCGTCCGTCCACCCACGGCTGGGCCTCGTCGAGGCGACGTCCGGCCGAGAGCGCGAGACGCTGGGCCAGCCTCCGCACGGCGGCCTCGTCGGCGAACCGCACGTCGGTGCGCTCGAGGCCGGCGCCGCGGTCGACCCACACCGCGTCGGGCGCGGTGACGAGCACGTCGGCCGTCGCGGGCTCGTGCAGCAGGGCCTCCAGGGGTCCGGCCCCGGAGAGCTCGGTCTGCAGCACGCGCAGCGCGGCGAGCAGGTCCGTGTCGCCCAGCACCCCGCCCGCCTCGGCCCGGATGGCTCCGGCCACGACGGCAGGGCTCAGCCGCCCGGGCACCTCGGCGAGGCGGTGCCGGACCCGTTCCAGCAGGTCCTCGTGCTCGCCGAGGACGAGGGCGCTCACGCGGCGCACCGACCGGCGGGACGGGCGTCGACCAGGGCGTCGAGCACGATCCGCGCCACCGTCGGGAGTGGCCCCCGGCGTGGCAGCCCGCCCCGCTCGAGATGAGCGGCGAGCCCGGGGTGCGGCCGGGTGGTGGCGAGGACCGGGAGGCCGAGGGCACGGGAGACGTCCGCCGCGCCGAGGCCGCCGGGCGCTGGTCCGCGCACCACCACGCGCAGACCGGGCACGCGCTCGCCGAGGGCGGCGACCACCCGTGCGGCTGCGGCACAGGCCCGCACCTCGGCCGGGACGACGAGCACGGTGGCGTCGGCCCGGTCCAGCACGGCGTGCACGGCGGGACCCGGCGTCCGGGGCAGGTCGCAGACCACCAGGTCCCCCGCGCGCCGACCGGCGTCCAGCACCGCCGCCACCGCCGCCGGGCCCGGAGCCACGTCGTCGCGGCCGCAGGAGAGCACCGTGAGGAGGCCGCCCGCCGACGGCAGCGCCTCGTGCAGCGCGCTGGCCGCCACCCGACCCCCCGTCAGCGCGATCCCTGACCAGCGCAGCCCGGCGGTCTCCTCGGCCCCCAGCACCAGGTCGAGCCCACCGCCGAGCGGGTCGAGGTCCACCAGCAGGGACCGGCGCCCGGACTCCGCAGCGGCGGACGCCACGGCGGCGGCCAGCACGGACGCTCCCGCACCACCGCGCCCGCCGAGCACGGCCAGCACCCGTCCACCCTCGTCGCCGCGCTCCACCCGCTCCCCCAGCGCGCCCACCAGGAACGCCTCGCCGTCGGGCAGGTGCACCACGTGCTCGGCGCCGACGGCGACCGCCGCACGCCACAGCTCGTCGCCACCGGGCTCGGTGCTGACCACCAGGACGCCCTCGCGGCGGGGCAGCCCGGCGGCGGCGCACCGCTCGGCGGTACGGGCGTCGAGGATCACCACCGGCGCGCGCACCCAGGGCACCCGGGCGCCGGTGGTGTCGGCGGCCAGCTCCAGCTCGCACCCCGCCGCGGCCGCCAGGCGCAGCAGCTCCTCCTGCAGGACGGGCGAGGACACGAGGGCCAGCGCGCGGTGCGGGCGGGCAGCAGGGGTGGTCAGGGCTGTGGTCACGGCGGACTCCGCGCTCTCCGGTGAGCGGGCGGGTGCCGGCTCGACTGGGAGCAACCCTGCGGGAGCCCCGACGGTCCGGGACCGCCACGGCGGGGGGTTGTGGACAGCTCGGGCGCTGTGGACAACCTCCAGGCCGGTGCCTGGGGCAACCGACCTCGGACGTGGGACGACCCCCGCCAGGGGGGAGGGGCGGGGGTCGTCGGAGCTCAGCCCCGGGGGGTGGGCTGAGCTCGTCCGGAACGAGTCCGAACGGTCCAGACAGTACCCCCGACGGGCGGGAAGTTGTCACCTCAACTGCTTTGCCCGGCGGTCGCGAAGCGAACGTCACACCTATGCTCGCCGGGTGAGCACGCCCGCGGTCGAGGTCCGCCCCCAGGTCGCCGCCTTCTTCGACCTGGACAAGACCATCATCGCCCGGTCCTCGACCATGGCGTTCAGCAAGCCCTTCTTCCACGAGGGGTTGATCAACCGTCGCGCGGTGCTCAAGAGCAGCTACGCGCACTTCCTGTTCCTGCTCGCCGGGGCCGACGCGGACCAGATGGAGCGGATGCGTGCGCACCTCACCGCGCTGTGCACCGGCTGGGAGGTCAAGCAGGTGCGCTCGATCGTCGAGGAGACCCTGCACGACGTCGTCGACCCGCTGGTCTACGCCGAGGCCGCCGCGCTCATCGCCGAGCACACCGCCAAGGGCCACGACGTGGTGGTCGTCTCCGCCTCGGGCGAGGAGATGGTGGCACCCATCGCGGCCATGGTGGGGGCGGACCTCAGCGTGGGTACCCGCATGGTCGAGCACGAGGGGCTCTACACCGGCGAGGTCGAGTTCTACTGCTACGGCGAGGCCAAGGCCGACGCCCTGCGCGGGCTCGCCGAGACCCACGGCTACGACCTGAGCCGGTGCTACGCGTACTCCGACTCGGTGACCGACCTGCCCATGCTCGCCGAGGTCGGTCACCCGACGGCGGTGAACCCCGACCGGGCGCTGCGCAAGGAGGCCCTGGGCCGCGGGTGGCCGGTGCTCACCTTCTCCAACCCGGTGTCCCTGCGGGCCCGGATCCCCACCGCGTCGAGCTCGGCGGTGGCCACCGCGGCCCTCGGGCTGGGTGCGGCTGCAGCCGGTGCGACCTGGTACGGGCTGGCCCGTCGGCGCCGATCCCGGTGACGCCAAAGATCACCCTTGTCGTGACCTGGATCACAGGGTAGAACTGGACCTACGGAACCACGAGAGGCCAAGGCTGGACCGGAAGAGAAGGTCCCTCCTCCCGCCCGCGGTTCCCAGCACGAGCAGCTCGGCACCCACGCCTTGCGCGCCTGGCCAGACTGCCGCCGTGGGCCTGCGCGACGGGGGACACACCCCCGATCGACGCCGAGGCCACCATCACGGCGCCCCCCTGCACGCTTGGTCACCAAGCTGCTCGTGCTCGAGGACCCCGGAGGACACCAGTCCCCCGGGGTCCTCGTGCGTCCGGCCCGGCCGGGGTCAGACCTGGGGGAGCACCGTCGACGCGACGAGCTCGAGCTGGTCGAGGTCGGTGAGGTCCATCAGCTGCAGGTACACCCGGCTCACCCCCACCTCCGCGAAGCGGCCGAGCTTGTCCACCACCTCGGCGGGCGAGCCGGCCAGCGCGTTGGCGCGCAGCTCGTCCAGCTCCCGGCCGAGCACGCCCGCCCGACGGGCGATCGCTGCGTCGTCCGCGCCGACGCACAGCGCCTGCGCTGCGGAGCACACCAGGTCGGTGCGGCCCGCCTCGGCCGCGACGCGCGCCACGTTGGCCACCAGCTCGCCGGTCGACTCGACGGTGCGGAAGGGAGCGTTGAACTCCGCGGCGTACCGCACGGCCAGGGCCGGGGTGCGCTTCGTGCCACCGCCCCCCACGACGATGGGCAGTCGCGCCTGGGTGGGCTTGGGCAGAGCCGGCGAGGCCGTCACCGTGTAGTGGGTACCGCTGTGCGAGAACGATTCTCCCGTGGGCGTCGTCCACATCCCGTCGATGATCGCGAGCTGCTCGGTGAGCCTGTCGAAGCGCTCCCCCAGCTCGGGGAACGGGATGCCGTACGCGGCGTGCTCGGCGGCGAACCACCCGCTGCCCAGGCCCAGCTCGACCCGCCCACCGCTCATCTGGTCCACCTGGGCCACCGCGATGGCCAACGGCCCGGGCAGCCGGAACGTGGCCGAGCTGACCAGGGTGCCGAGCCGGATGCGCGAGGTCTCCCGGGCCAGGCCGGCCAGCGTCACCCAGGCGTCCGTCGGGCCCGGGAGCCCGTCCCCGTCGCCCATGGCGAGGTAGTGGTCGGAGCGGAAGAAGGCGTCGTAGCCGAGGTCCTCGGTGGCCCGCGCCACACGGAGCAGGTCGTCGTAGGTGGCCCCCTGCTGGGGCTCGGTGAAAATGCGCAGGTCCATGCTGGCGAACAGTAGTGACGCGACCCTCCCGTGCTAGGAGGTGAGGTCGTCGCGCAGCACCCGCTTGAGGAGCTTGCCGCTCTGGTTGCGGGGCAGCTCGGCCACCAGGTGCACGCTCTTGGGCAGCTTGAACGACGCCAGCGTGGTGCGGGCGTGCGCGATGAGCTCGGAGGCGTCGGCGTGCGCACCCTCGCGGAGCACGACGACGGCGGTGACGGCCTCGATCCAGCGGTCGTCGGGCAGCGCGATCACGGCCACCTCCGCGACGGCGGGGTGCGTGTAGAGCGCGTCCTCCACCTCGCGGGAGGCCACCAGCACGCCACCGGTGTTGATGACGTCCTTGATCCGGTCCACGACGGTGATGTAGCCCGCCGCGTCGCGGACGACCAGGTCCCCCGAGTGGAACCACCCGTCGCGGAACGCCTCCGCGGTCGCCTCGGGGTTGTCCCAGTACCCGGTGCACAGCTGTGGCGATCGGTAGAGCAGCTCCCCGGACGTCCCGGCCTCCACGTCGAGATCGGTGGCCGGGTCGACCACCCGCGCCTCGACGAAGAGCACCGTCCGCCCACAGCTCTCCGGTCGCTCGGCGTGCTCGGTGGGGCCCAGCACACAGGCCAGCGGACCGATCTCGCTCTGGCCGAAGCAGTTGTAGAACGCGAGCTCCGGCAGAGCCGCCTGCAGCCGGTGCAGCACGGGCACCGGCATGATCGAGGCCCCGTAGAACGCCTTGCGCAGGCTGGAGAGGTCCCGGGTGGCCAGGTCCGGGTGGTTGGCCAGCGGCACCCACACCGTGGGGGCGAGGAACAGCGCCCCGATCGCGTGGGCCTCCACCTGGCGCAGCACCTCGGGCACGTCCGGGCGGGCCATGAGGTGGTTGGTCGCGCCCACGGAGAGGTACGGCAGGAGGAAGACGTGCATGCCGGCCGAGTGGTACAGCGGCATGCAGTGCAGGGGCAGGTCGTCCTCGTGGGCGTCGAGGGCCAGCACGCAGGAGACGTACTCGTGCACCAGCGCGCGGTGGGTCATCATGGCGCCCTTGGGCTTCGAGGTCGTGCCCGAGGTGAACAGCAGCTGGACGAGATCGGTGTCGGACACGGTCACGTCGAGCTCGGGCACCTCCCCCGTGCGCCACCGCTCCAGCACCGCTCCGGGTTCCCCGTGCAGGGCGAGAACCGTCTCGACCACGGTGTCGCCGAGCACCTGCTCCACCCCGGCGCGCAGGGCGGGATCGACCAGGGCGAGCCGCGCGCCCGAGGAGCCCAGCAGGTACGCGAGCTCCTCCCCGGTCAGCGCGTAGTTCACGGGCACGTGCACCAGCCCCGCGCGGGCGCAGCCCAGGTAGGCGAGCAGGTACGCGTCGGAGTTCGCGCCGATCGTGGCCACCCGGTCACCGGCCGCCAGACCGAGCGACAGCAGGTGCCCGGCCGCCCGGGTCACCGCATCGTCGAGCTCGACGTAGGTCCACCTCCGGTCCTCGAAGTGCAGCGCCGTCCGGTCCGGGTGGCGCGCGGCCGAGCGCCGCAGGACGTCGTCGACGGTGCTGGAACGGGGATCAGGGCTCACTCGAGGACCTCCGGTGTGCTGCGCTGCGACCTGGGTCACACCCTAGGGCCGGCCCGGCAGCGCCGGAGGTGGCTCGTCGTGGTCGAGGCGGAGCCGGCCGTCCCCGGTCCCGGCCACGGCGGCCGCCGTCACGGGCACCCCGCCCGGCGCGGTGTCCTCGGTGCGCTGCCGTGGCGGCCGGGCTCAGCCGCGGTGGGTGCGGACCCACTCCGCGATGCCGTCGGCCGTGATGGGCAGCGCGTCGGACAGCACCCGGTTGCCGGTGCCGGTGACGACCAGGTCGTCCTCGATGCGCACGCCGATGCCGCGGAGCTCCTCGGGCACCGTCAGGTCGTTGGGGTGGAAGTACAGGCCCGGCTCGACGGTCAGCGCCATGCCCTCCTCGAGGGTGCCCTCGTGGTAGGCCTCGGCCGAGCTCTGCGCGCAGTCGTGCACGTCCAGGCCCAGGTAGTGCCCCACCCCGCACACGATGTAGCGCCGGTGGTGCTGGCCCTTGGGGTCGAGCGACTCCTCCACCGAGACCGGCAGCAGGCCCCAGTCGTGCAGGCCCTCGGCGAGCACCCGCATGGCCGTCTGCTGGAACGTCCGGTACTCCGCGCCCGGGGCCACCTCGGCCATGGCGGCGACGTGGCTGGCGTGCACCAGGTCGTACACCTGGCGCTGGGCCTCGCTGAACTCCCCGGAGACGGGGTAGGTCCGGGTGACGTCGGCGGTGTAGAACGTGGTGGCCTCCACGCCGGCGTCCATGAGCAGCAGCCCGTCCGGCGGGACCACCCCGTCGTTGCGGACCCAGTGCAGCACGGGTGCGTGCGGGCCGGCCGCGAGGATGGAGGAGTAGCCGACGCCGTTGCCGGACGTGCGCGCGCGGCGGTCGAAGGTGCCCTGCAGCCAGCGCTCACCCCCGGCCCGCTCTGCCTCGGGCAGCGCCGCGGCCACCTCCGTGAACCCCGTGACGGTGGCGTCGACGGCCGCCTGCAGCTGGTCGATCTCCCAGTCGTCCTTGACCCGCCGCAGCTCGGAGAGCACCCGGCGCAGCTCGCCCCCGGAGCCGCTGACCAGCGCGTCGAGCACGGGCTCCACGCCGCGGGTCGCGAGCATCGCGGGGTAGCTGCCGCGCAGGGCGCCGGGCAGCTCCTCGAGCGGGCGGCACGTGATGCCCAGGGCCTCGCTCCACTCGCCGAGCCCGGGCACGGGGCCGATCCACAGCTCGCCGTCCCGGGCGGAGGCGAAGAAGTCCGACTCACCGGGCCCGGCGGGCGCGCGCAGGTGCAGCACCGCGTCGTGCCGGTCGCCGGAGGGGTGCATGACCAGCACCGCCCCCTCGGCCTGGCAGCCCGTGAGCCAGAGGAAGTCGGAGTCGGGCCGGAACTCGTAGTCGGAGTCGTTGGAGCGCACCGGGGCACGCCCCGCGGCCACTGCGATCCGCTGCCCGGGAAAGGCCTGGGAGAGCTTCTGCCGGTGCTCGGCCGCGGCCACCGCCTGACCGTCGACGACGTGGGCGGCCCGGTCGGCCGGCCCCCACCCGTCGCGGACGTTCTCCCGGAAGCCGGGGGCGTCGGTGAGCTTGCTCGGGTCGCGGCGCGCGGGTCGAGTCATGACCTCCAGGCTAGTGCGGGTGGTCCCCGGACCCCAGCCGGCTGGTCAGCTGACGGCGGCGTCCGCGATCGAGCCGGCCTCCTTCGCCCCCGCCTCCAGCGCGGCGCAGCAGGCCACCACCCAGGTGGCGACCCCCTCGGCCGTGCCCGCGGCGAAACCCGCGGCAGCACGCCGGTAGTCGTCCGGGCGGCGCAGCCAGCTGACCTCCGGGACGGTGAGGTTGTGCACGTCGAGCCCGCTGCTGACGGCCACCAGCCGCGAGGCCGCCCGCGCCACCACGCCGTCCGCGCTGCCGAACGGCGCCAGCCCCAGCAGCTCCCCGTGCACCACCGCGGCCAGCACGGCCGCCGGCACCCGGGTCCCCCCGGTGACGAGCTGGCCGAGCCCGTCGAGCCGCTGCGCCGTGCCCAGCCGGGGCCGACCCAGCTGCGCGTCGTCGACGAGGTCCGCCGCGGCCAGCAGGTGCAGGCGCGCGAGCACCTGCAGCGGCGCGCGACGCCAGACGCCGAGCAGGGTCGTCAGGGCGGGTCCGTCCAGCGTCGTGGCCACCCGCAGCGCGCCGGCGGTGACCGGGTCGGCGGCCGTGCCCTCACCGGGCAGCTCCGTGGAGCCACCGTCCAGCGCGGCCGAGCTCCGCGCGGCACGGACCGAGGCCTCGGTGGCCCCGACGGCCCAGCCCTTGCGGTTGGCCGGGTGCCGGTGCACCGCGTCGACGGCGGCACGGGCGGCGTCCGCGGCGGCTGCCACCCCGGGCAGCTCCAGCAGGGGGGCGAGCGGGTCGACGGGCACGGGCAGGGACGGTAGGCCACTCACCGCGCCGGTCCACCCGCTGGGCGAGGGACTGCCCGTTCGGCAGTGGTCCGGCTCACCCTCCCGGCCTAGGTTCGAGCCATGACGACGCCGTCCGAGCCGCTGCAGTCCGAGACCGATCCCGCCGCGCGCGTGTTCCCGCCCAGCCCGGAGTTCACCGCCCAGGCCAACGCCGGGCCCGAGCTGCAGACCGCGGCCGACGCCGACCGCGAGGGCTTCTGGGCCGCCCAGGCGCAGCGCCTGCACTGGCACGAGCCGTGGACCGAGGTGCTGGACTGGTCCGAGGCCCCGGTCGCGAAGTGGTTCGTGGGCGGCAAGCTCAACGTCGCCCACAACTGCGTGGACCGCCACGTCGAGGCCGGCAACGGCGACCGGGTGGCCATCCACTGGGAGGGCGAGCCCGGCGACAGCCGCGCCATCACCTACTCCGACCTGCTCGCCGAGGTCAGCCGCGCCGCCAACACCTTCACCGAGCTCGGCCTCGTCAGCGGCGACCGGGTGGCCGTCTACATGCCGATGGTCCCCGAGGCGATCGTCACCATGCTGGCCTGCGCCCGTCTGGGCCTGACCCACTCCCTGGTCTTCGCCGGCTTCTCCGCGACCGCGCTGCGCTCCCGGGTCGACGACGCGCAGGCCAAGCTCGTCGTCACCACCGACGGCCAGTGGCGCCGCGGCAAGGCCGCCCCCCTCAAGGACACCGTGGACGAGGCCGTCGACGGTGCGGCGTGCGTGGAGCACGTGCTGGTCGTGCGGCGCACCGAGACGGACGTGAGCTGGACCGAGGGGCGCGACCTGTGGTGGCACGAGACGGTGGCCCACGCCTCGCCCGAGCACACCGCGCAGCCCTTCGACGCCGAGCACCCCCTGTTCGTGCTCTACACCTCCGGCACCACCGGCAAGCCCAAGGGGATCATCCACACCTCCGGCGGGTACCTCACCCAGACCAGCTACACCCACCACAACGTCTTCGACCACAAGGAGGGCCGCGACGTCTACTGGTGCACCGCCGACATCGGCTGGGTCACCGGGCACAGCTACATCGTCTACGGCCCGCTGAGCAACGGCGCGACGCAGGTGGTCTACGAGGGCACGCCGAACAGCCCGGACGAGCACCGGCACTGGAACATCATCGAGAAGTACGGGGTGACGATCTACTACACGGCGCCGACGCTGGTGCGGACGTTCATGAAGTGGGGCCGCGAGATCCCCGACGCCCACGACCTGTCCTCGCTGCGCGTGCTGGGCAGCGTCGGCGAGCCCATCAACCCCGAGGCGTGGACGTGGTACCACGAGGTGATCGGCGGTGGGCGCTGTCCCATCGTGGACACGTGGTGGCAGACCGAGACCGGCGCCATCATGATCGCGCCGCTGCCCGGGATCACGGCGTGCAAGCCCGGTTCCGCGATGGCGACGCTCCCGGGGATCTCTGCCGCGATCGTCGACGAGGAGGCCAACGTCCTCGGCGCCTCCTCCGGCGGTTCCGGGGCGGGCGGTGACACCGTCCAGGGCTACCTGGTGCTGGACCAGCCGTGGCCGTCGATGCTCCGCGGCATCTGGGGCGACATGGACCGCTTCCGGGAGACCTACTGGAGCCGCTACGCCGAGCAGGGCTGGTACTTCGCGGGGGACGGCGCCAAGTACGACGAGGACGGCGCGATCTGGCTGCTGGGGCGGGTCGACGACGTGATGAACGTGTCCGGGCACCGCATCTCCACCACGGAGGTCGAGTCCGCGCTGGTCAGCCACCCCTCGGTCGCCGAGGCCGCCGTGGTCGGGGCCTCCGACGCCACCACCGGGCAGGGGATCGTCGCCTTCGTCATCCAGCGGGGCGGCCAGACCCAGAGCGGGGAGGCCTACATCACCGAGCTGCGCGACCACGTGGCCAAGGAGATCGGGCCGATCGCGAAGCCACGGCAGATCCTGGTGGTGCCGGAGCTGCCCAAGACCCGCAGCGGCAAGATCATGCGGCGGCTGCTCCGCGACATCGCCGAGAACCGCGAGGTGGGTGACACCTCGACCCTCGCCGACGCGGCGGTCATGCAGTCCATCAGCAAGGGCCTCTCCGCACCCGCGGCGGACTGAGGGGCCGAGGGCGGGGCCGGGGAGCCCACGAACCGGGCCGGTGACGGCTCGGACGTGGACCTGCGCCCGGGCGTGGCACCATGTCTCCCGACGACCACCGGCGTCCCCTCCCCGGGGACGAGCACCGGCACCTGCACTGGAGGGCCCGAGTTGAGCTCAGGAGACAACACCACCCACGTCGGCGTGCCCACGACGGTGGCGTCCATCCCCCTGACCGACGTCGACGCGCGGGCGCCCGGCACCGGCAGCATCGGCAACCTGGTCAAGGACGCGACCGCCCAGGTGTCCACGCTGGTCCGTGCCGAGGTGGCGCTGGCCAAGGCCGAGGTCACCGGCGAGGTGAAGAAGGCCGTGTTCGGCGGGATCTTCTTCATCGTCGCCGCCGTCATCGGTCTCTACAGCACGTTCTTCCTCTTCTTCGCCCTCGCCGAGCTGCTGGACATCTGGCTGCCGCGCTGGGCGGCGTTCGCGATCATCTTCGCCGCGATGGTGCTGGTCGCCGCGGTAGCGGGGCTGCTCGGGCTGCGCAAGGTGAAGAAGCTTCAGAAGCCCGAGAAGACCATCGACGCGGTGAAGGACAACGCCAAGGTCCTCCCCGGCTCGCACTAGGCCACCGTGGCCGCCCCCGAGCCGTCCAGCGTCCGCGTCGAGGGTCCCTGGACCCACCGGGACGTGCACGCCAACGGCACCCGGTTCCACGTCGCCGAGGTCGACGGCGGCGGGCCGCTGGTGCTGCTGCTGCACGGCTTCCCCGAGTTCTGGTGGAGCTGGCGACACCAGCTGACCTCGCTGGCCGCGGCCGGCGCGCGGGCGGTGGCCGTGGACCTGCGCGGCTACGGGGACTCCGACAAGCCCCCGCGTGGCTACGACGGCTGGACCCTCGCCGGTGACGTCGCCGGCCTGGTCCGCGCCCTGGGGGCCGAGCGCGCCGTCCTCGTCGGGCACGACTGGGGCGGGCTCATCGCCTGGGCCACCGCGGCCCTGCACCCGAGGCTGGTGAGCGGGCTCGGCGTGGTCGCCGCTCCGCACCCGGTGGCGCTGCGCCGCGCCGTGCGCAGCGAGCCGCTGGGCCAGGGCCGCGCCTCGGCCTACGCCACCGCCTACCAGCTGCCCCGGTGGCCGGAGCGGCGGCTGGTGCGCGACGACGCCGCCGAGATCGAGGCCGTGCTCCGGCGCTGGGCGGGCCCCCGCTGGGTGGCCGGCGACGAGTTCGGCGAGGTCGCAGCGCGCAACCGCTCCGCGATGCAGGTCCCCGGGGTGGTGCACTCCGCGATGGAGTACTACCGGTGGGCGCTGCGCAGCCAGGTCCGGGGCGAGGGCCACCGGTTCGCGGCCGACCTGGC contains these protein-coding regions:
- a CDS encoding LLM class F420-dependent oxidoreductase yields the protein MDLRIFTEPQQGATYDDLLRVARATEDLGYDAFFRSDHYLAMGDGDGLPGPTDAWVTLAGLARETSRIRLGTLVSSATFRLPGPLAIAVAQVDQMSGGRVELGLGSGWFAAEHAAYGIPFPELGERFDRLTEQLAIIDGMWTTPTGESFSHSGTHYTVTASPALPKPTQARLPIVVGGGGTKRTPALAVRYAAEFNAPFRTVESTGELVANVARVAAEAGRTDLVCSAAQALCVGADDAAIARRAGVLGRELDELRANALAGSPAEVVDKLGRFAEVGVSRVYLQLMDLTDLDQLELVASTVLPQV
- a CDS encoding fatty acyl-CoA synthetase; its protein translation is MSPDPRSSTVDDVLRRSAARHPDRTALHFEDRRWTYVELDDAVTRAAGHLLSLGLAAGDRVATIGANSDAYLLAYLGCARAGLVHVPVNYALTGEELAYLLGSSGARLALVDPALRAGVEQVLGDTVVETVLALHGEPGAVLERWRTGEVPELDVTVSDTDLVQLLFTSGTTSKPKGAMMTHRALVHEYVSCVLALDAHEDDLPLHCMPLYHSAGMHVFLLPYLSVGATNHLMARPDVPEVLRQVEAHAIGALFLAPTVWVPLANHPDLATRDLSSLRKAFYGASIMPVPVLHRLQAALPELAFYNCFGQSEIGPLACVLGPTEHAERPESCGRTVLFVEARVVDPATDLDVEAGTSGELLYRSPQLCTGYWDNPEATAEAFRDGWFHSGDLVVRDAAGYITVVDRIKDVINTGGVLVASREVEDALYTHPAVAEVAVIALPDDRWIEAVTAVVVLREGAHADASELIAHARTTLASFKLPKSVHLVAELPRNQSGKLLKRVLRDDLTS
- a CDS encoding aminopeptidase P family protein yields the protein MTRPARRDPSKLTDAPGFRENVRDGWGPADRAAHVVDGQAVAAAEHRQKLSQAFPGQRIAVAAGRAPVRSNDSDYEFRPDSDFLWLTGCQAEGAVLVMHPSGDRHDAVLHLRAPAGPGESDFFASARDGELWIGPVPGLGEWSEALGITCRPLEELPGALRGSYPAMLATRGVEPVLDALVSGSGGELRRVLSELRRVKDDWEIDQLQAAVDATVTGFTEVAAALPEAERAGGERWLQGTFDRRARTSGNGVGYSSILAAGPHAPVLHWVRNDGVVPPDGLLLMDAGVEATTFYTADVTRTYPVSGEFSEAQRQVYDLVHASHVAAMAEVAPGAEYRTFQQTAMRVLAEGLHDWGLLPVSVEESLDPKGQHHRRYIVCGVGHYLGLDVHDCAQSSAEAYHEGTLEEGMALTVEPGLYFHPNDLTVPEELRGIGVRIEDDLVVTGTGNRVLSDALPITADGIAEWVRTHRG
- a CDS encoding oxidoreductase, translated to MPVDPLAPLLELPGVAAAADAARAAVDAVHRHPANRKGWAVGATEASVRAARSSAALDGGSTELPGEGTAADPVTAGALRVATTLDGPALTTLLGVWRRAPLQVLARLHLLAAADLVDDAQLGRPRLGTAQRLDGLGQLVTGGTRVPAAVLAAVVHGELLGLAPFGSADGVVARAASRLVAVSSGLDVHNLTVPEVSWLRRPDDYRRAAAGFAAGTAEGVATWVVACCAALEAGAKEAGSIADAAVS